The stretch of DNA GGGCGGTCGGCCTCTCGGCCTGGATGGCGGTCATGCATGCCTCCTTGGAGTGGTGGATGGTGCGGGATGCCGGGGCCCGGTTGGGCCCCGGGGTCTGCTGCCGGACGGCGATGGGCGGCGAAGTCGCCTGAGCGGTCGCGCGTCCGGGGTCGGTGTGGTGCTGTCAGGCTGCGGCGGGCTGCGCCTGCGGGTGGTTCTTCGCGGCCTGGTCCAGCACCCGGGTGAAGTGCTCGGACCGCTCGTCGCCCTCGGCCTCCCGGGCGCGGAGGTCGCCGAAGAGGTGCCAGTAGCGCCGGCAGACGTCGCTGCTCATGACCATCGAGGCGAAGAACGGAAGGTGTCCGTCGCGGACGAAGCCGAGGCGGTCGCGGAGGCTGAGGGTGCAGATGAGCTGGTTGGCCTTGAGTAGCTGCATGTACTCCTCGACGTCCATGTCCTTGGGCGTCCAGAACTTGGCGAGGTCGGGGTTGGTGGACATCTGCGCCAGCCAGTCGAGCTGGTTGCGGGCGACGACCGCCTCGTTCCGCTCGGCCTGGTGTCGCGCGTCCTGCCTGAGTCTGGCGGCTCCGACCACGGCGGTGGTGAGGGAGACGGCAGCACCGGCAGCGAGGACGGCGGTGGTGAGCTTCATCTGTCAACGATCCTTTCGCAGAGCGGAGTTGCGGCCGTAAGGCCGACTGGTGGAGAACCCGGGGTTCCGCTTGTTCACGCGGCCCCCGCGAGGACGACCTTCGGGACTTCATCGGAAGAGCCGTCGGGCGTGTACCGGCGGCGCACGGCCTTTAGAGCGACAGCGATCGGCGGCAGACCGACGGTGGCCCTGCGTGTGTCGATGGACTCCGGCGCGCGCAGCGGGCACAGCTCGATGCCGTTGGCGCGCAGGAGGAGCTGGGTGCCGTACTCCTGGTCGCGTCCGCTGGTGATGAGGGCGCGGTCGTGCAGGTGCGCCCAGTGCTGGACCAGCGCGTCGCCGGCCTGGACCGCACGTCCCAGCAGGGTGGTGGCGGCGCGTTGGAAGTCGGGTTCGTCGTCGCTGTGCAGGGCGATGCTCCACGCGGCACGGGCCGCGTCGGGGCCGACGAGGCGGTGGCCGGGCCAGTCGTGCTCGGCCAGGATGCGGCGCAGCACCTTGGTGTTGGCGTGGTCGGTGTGCCGGCCCTGTCCGAGTTGGACGGCGTCGAGCTGGTCGCGCACGCGCTTGGCCCGGTGCGCGGCCGATTCCGTGGCGCGGGCGATCAGCTCGCGGGCGAGGTCGGGTCGCTGCGGTTCGTCGGTAGTCACACGCCGCTCCGATCATCCGGGGCCGGCTGAGGCGCGTGGACCTGGCAGCTGATCAGCGGGCGGAGCCCGGGGGCGGAGCTCGGCGGGGAGTTCGAGGCGGGCGACTCGATCGCCGTCACGTCCAGGGCCGGATCCGCACACGTCCCAGCCGGTGTCGGTGAGCCGACGCAGGAGGGCAGCGAGGGGTTCGGCTTCGAGGGCGTGGCGGGCCAGGGTCTCGGCCCGTACGACGTGGAGGTCGAGTCGAGCGGCGAAGTCGGACGCCCACAGGGTGATCAGGCGGGTGATGTCGTCGGACTGGCCGGGCAGGGTGTGGACGCAGCCCAGGTGGAGGCAGGGCCCCTGGCCCCATCCGAGGTCGGGGCTGTGTTCGGGGATCATGCAGGCCAGCAGCCTCCCGTCCTCGAACAGCCCGGCGGACAGGGTCTGCGCCTCGCGGAACTGCGCGGGGATGTCAGCTCGGGCGGGTACGGGCAGGCCGTGCATCGCGAGCCAGTTCTGGCGGTCCTGGACGAGGGCGGCGGCTTCCTCATGTTCGGCGGCGGTGCTCAGCATGCGCATCTCGTAGATGGCGGCCGGCGGCGTCTGCGTGAACGGGACGGGGGCGGAGCGGTCCTCGCTGGCCGTGGGGGTCGCGGGCCGGGTCACTGGGGTGCCCCGCTTCGCGTCGCGTGGTCGGCTTGCTCGGCCGGCAGCAGCTGCCAGCTGTGCGCCAGGACTACCAGTTCGGTGGTGTCCTGTGAGCCCGTGTCGGCGAGGAGCTGGTCGAGCGCCGCGCGCTGGTCGGCCGGGGCGAGCTTGGCGGCGACGGCGATGTCGCGCTTATCGCTGTGCTCAGCGACGGCTCGGAGCAGCAGCAGCTGTTCGGGGCTGAGCTTCGGAGCTGGCCTGTCCGCCGTGGGAGAGGCCACCTGCTGGGTGGTGAATAGGCGGTGCACGATGACGGGGGGCTTGCAGCGGGGCGGGCAGTGGAGGCTCTCGCGGATGTCGCGGATGTACTGGCGGACGGTGACGGCCGACAGCCCTGTCTTCGCTGCGATCTCTTGGGGTGCACAGCCCTTCGCGAGGTGTTGGGCGACGCGCTGCAGCGTTGGCGTCAGAGGGGTGAT from Streptomyces sp. 6-11-2 encodes:
- a CDS encoding DUF6082 family protein encodes the protein MKLTTAVLAAGAAVSLTTAVVGAARLRQDARHQAERNEAVVARNQLDWLAQMSTNPDLAKFWTPKDMDVEEYMQLLKANQLICTLSLRDRLGFVRDGHLPFFASMVMSSDVCRRYWHLFGDLRAREAEGDERSEHFTRVLDQAAKNHPQAQPAAA
- a CDS encoding DUF6624 domain-containing protein, translating into MTTDEPQRPDLARELIARATESAAHRAKRVRDQLDAVQLGQGRHTDHANTKVLRRILAEHDWPGHRLVGPDAARAAWSIALHSDDEPDFQRAATTLLGRAVQAGDALVQHWAHLHDRALITSGRDQEYGTQLLLRANGIELCPLRAPESIDTRRATVGLPPIAVALKAVRRRYTPDGSSDEVPKVVLAGAA
- a CDS encoding DNA-binding protein — encoded protein: MTTSAPITPLTPTLQRVAQHLAKGCAPQEIAAKTGLSAVTVRQYIRDIRESLHCPPRCKPPVIVHRLFTTQQVASPTADRPAPKLSPEQLLLLRAVAEHSDKRDIAVAAKLAPADQRAALDQLLADTGSQDTTELVVLAHSWQLLPAEQADHATRSGAPQ